Proteins encoded in a region of the Fundulus heteroclitus isolate FHET01 chromosome 2, MU-UCD_Fhet_4.1, whole genome shotgun sequence genome:
- the terb1 gene encoding telomere repeats-binding bouquet formation protein 1 isoform X1, which translates to MDRASNSRNTTKTDLSLLLECVKLQMKCPDLQKQALLTIHSICEKKEDNVDLLRDLGGVAFLYNLSKSSVVHSDVKETAVFTLGTLAEANVYCKNSLCRKEIFTDIAGLLMQEDSPLNQKRVSVYLLFVLVAHNKLGQTLAQTTGCLEILMDLFRTTFPFSPVDNLRTVSQTFQLWASVSSALCGSVNNPQNEEGQRACVAAFPFVKTWLQQISVPSTETFQPICSFIAMTVSNNPYVQESFAACGGLETLILVLLRVVSAADTSLLSCQLSVVIVKTLSACITDNSTLASGLAQYGLVYHLFFLLNSSHLDPEDRLSVLLTIGECTEASEEHQCQLVSCGGLPLMITFLTEDSSEEVKKAATFILQTCKKATLSLGAQGLVEKQVENEEPSINIEEFKSSAREMLRRIELLEKRQLKVIEEERNDILCPNAAELECLPPSPLPPQKQEGSCRSFTLRPMQQSTDSNGEGGKMNRDDAMCSVERRGGVLMSSDVRSLERGSEPRSTRNSLFKRPLSVWPTKTKAITRSDDPQERELNQTAKIPAGDHSGSNGRCAGCVLTFEEVTSRTFASLQSSRENSCDMHRVLQEATERFRMCRFDFGVRREQKSVAVEQADTSSAKGPTARLQRSCENLRAGIDHRSLQQHPWREHNGISLTPRFKTTSQGAFTSKNRTGPSLTPLKRPQLPEASHHTSDSERRGRSNSEHSAVKDQSNISTDQSSYRRKRQDFSREEVHYLRSGVKKYGYSWNTILWSYPFQLGRTNVDLAKKYRRLVGNESHKTM; encoded by the exons agGATAATGTGGATCTGCTGAGAGACCTAGGCGGCGTGGCATTTTTGTATAATCTGTCCAAATCCAGTGTTGTTCATTCAGATGTTAAGGAGACAGCTGTCTTTACTCTTGGCACACTAGCTGAGGCTAATG TGTATTGCAAGAATTCTCTATGCAGAAAGGAGATATTCACCGACATTGCTGGACTCTTGATGCAAGAAGACAGCCCGCTGAATCAGAAGAGGGTGTCTGTCTATTTGCTTTTTGTCCTGGTTGCACACAACA AATTAGGGCAGACTTTAGCTCAAACCACGGGCTGCCTGGAAATTCTGATGGACCTTTTCAG gACCACTTTCCCCTTCTCACCAGTGGATAATCTGAGAACTGTTAGCCAAACCTTCCAACTCTGGGCATCTGTGTCTAGTGCTCTATGTGGATCTGTCAACAATCCTCAAAATG agGAAGGTCAGCGTGCTTGCGTGGCAGCCTTTCCCTTCGTAAAAACCTGGCTGCAGCAGATTTCGGTGCCCTCCACAGAAACATTTCAACCCATATGCTCCTTTATCGCCATGACGGTCTCCAACAACC CTTACGTACAGGAGAGTTTCGCTGCCTGTGGGGGTTTGGAAACTCTTATTCTCGTACTGCTTCGCGTCGTGTCGGCGGCGGACACGAGCTTGCTGTCTTGTCAGCTGTCCGTTGTTATAGTCAAGACCTTGTCAGCTTGCATCACCGATAACT CCACTCTGGCGTCAGGTTTGGCGCAGTACGGATTGGTGTACcaccttttctttctgctgaaCAGCTCTCACTTAGACCCGGAGGACAGACTCTCAGTTTTACTTACCATTGGGGAGTGCACGGAGGCCTCGG AGGAGCACCAGTGTCAGTTGGTGAGTTGCGGGGGCCTCCCGCTCATGATAACCTTTCTCACAGAGGACTCGAGTGAGGAGGTTAAAAAGGCAGCCACGTTCATACTGCAGACTTGCAAAAAGGCCA CTTTGAGCCTGGGAGCGCAGGGTCTGGTGGAAAAGCAAGTGGAGAACGAGGAGCCTTCTATAAACATTGAAGAGTTCAAGAGTTCAGCCAGAGAAATGCTGCGCAGGATCGAACTGTTGGAGAAAAGACAGCTAAAG GTGATTGAAGAGGAGCGAAACGACATTCTTTGTCCAAATGCAGCCGAACTCGAGTGTCTGCCACCTTCACCTCTACCACCACAGAAACAGGAAGGCAGCTGCCGTTCCTTCACACTGAGGCCCATGCAGCAGAGCACCGACAGCAACG GAGAAGGAGGCAAAATGAACAGAGATGACGCCATGTGTTCTGTAGAAAGGAGAGGAGGAGTCCTGATGTCTTCTGACGTACGGTCACTAGAGAGAGGCAGCGAGCCACGTTCAACCAGGAA ttcCTTGTTTAAACGTCCCTTGTCAGTGTGGCCGACAAAAACAAAAGCGATTACGCGCTCTGATG ACCCACAGGAGAGGGAGTTAAACCAGACGGCGAAGATTCCAGCCGGGGACCACTCAGGCTCTAATGGCCGCTGTGCAG gTTGTGTGTTAACATTTGAAGAAGTGACAAGTCGCACGTTTGCATCGCTTCAAAGTTCCCGTGAGAACAGCTGCGACATGCACCGAGTTCTCCAGGAGGCGACCGAGCGATTCAGAATGTGTCGCTTTGACTTTGGGGTCAGGCGAGAACAAAAGAGCGTCGCTGTTGAGCAGGCAGACACGAGCTCTGCAAAGGGTCCCACAGCAAGGTTACAAAGAAGCTGTGAAAACTTGCGTG CTGGGATTGACCACAGGTCTCTGCAACAACACCCTTGGAGGGAGCATAATG GCATCAGTTTGACCCCTCGGTTCAAAACAACCAGCCAAGGGGCCTTCACCTCTAAGAACAGGACCG GGCCAAGCTTGACTCCCCTAAAAAGGCCACAGCTACCTGAAGCCAGCCATCATACATCGGACTCGG aaagaagaggaaggagtAATAGTGAACACAGTGCTGTGAAAGATCAGTCAAATATAAGCACAGACCAATCTTCCTAT AGAAGAAAGAGGCAGGACTTCAGCCGTGAGGAAGTCCATTACCTGCGTTCTGGAGTTAAGAAATACGGCTACTCCTGGAACACCATCTTGTGGTCTTATCCTTTCCAGCTTGGACGCACCAATGTTGATCTGGCTAAAAAATACAGGAGGCTGGTGGGAAATGAAAGCCATAAAACGATGTGA
- the terb1 gene encoding telomere repeats-binding bouquet formation protein 1 isoform X2, translated as MDRASNSRNTTKTDLSLLLECVKLQMKCPDLQKQALLTIHSICEKKEDNVDLLRDLGGVAFLYNLSKSSVVHSDVKETAVFTLGTLAEANVYCKNSLCRKEIFTDIAGLLMQEDSPLNQKRVSVYLLFVLVAHNKLGQTLAQTTGCLEILMDLFRTTFPFSPVDNLRTVSQTFQLWASVSSALCGSVNNPQNEEGQRACVAAFPFVKTWLQQISVPSTETFQPICSFIAMTVSNNPYVQESFAACGGLETLILVLLRVVSAADTSLLSCQLSVVIVKTLSACITDNSTLASGLAQYGLVYHLFFLLNSSHLDPEDRLSVLLTIGECTEASEEHQCQLVSCGGLPLMITFLTEDSSEEVKKAATFILQTCKKATLSLGAQGLVEKQVENEEPSINIEEFKSSAREMLRRIELLEKRQLKVIEEERNDILCPNAAELECLPPSPLPPQKQEGSCRSFTLRPMQQSTDSNERRGGVLMSSDVRSLERGSEPRSTRNSLFKRPLSVWPTKTKAITRSDDPQERELNQTAKIPAGDHSGSNGRCAGCVLTFEEVTSRTFASLQSSRENSCDMHRVLQEATERFRMCRFDFGVRREQKSVAVEQADTSSAKGPTARLQRSCENLRAGIDHRSLQQHPWREHNGISLTPRFKTTSQGAFTSKNRTGPSLTPLKRPQLPEASHHTSDSERRGRSNSEHSAVKDQSNISTDQSSYRRKRQDFSREEVHYLRSGVKKYGYSWNTILWSYPFQLGRTNVDLAKKYRRLVGNESHKTM; from the exons agGATAATGTGGATCTGCTGAGAGACCTAGGCGGCGTGGCATTTTTGTATAATCTGTCCAAATCCAGTGTTGTTCATTCAGATGTTAAGGAGACAGCTGTCTTTACTCTTGGCACACTAGCTGAGGCTAATG TGTATTGCAAGAATTCTCTATGCAGAAAGGAGATATTCACCGACATTGCTGGACTCTTGATGCAAGAAGACAGCCCGCTGAATCAGAAGAGGGTGTCTGTCTATTTGCTTTTTGTCCTGGTTGCACACAACA AATTAGGGCAGACTTTAGCTCAAACCACGGGCTGCCTGGAAATTCTGATGGACCTTTTCAG gACCACTTTCCCCTTCTCACCAGTGGATAATCTGAGAACTGTTAGCCAAACCTTCCAACTCTGGGCATCTGTGTCTAGTGCTCTATGTGGATCTGTCAACAATCCTCAAAATG agGAAGGTCAGCGTGCTTGCGTGGCAGCCTTTCCCTTCGTAAAAACCTGGCTGCAGCAGATTTCGGTGCCCTCCACAGAAACATTTCAACCCATATGCTCCTTTATCGCCATGACGGTCTCCAACAACC CTTACGTACAGGAGAGTTTCGCTGCCTGTGGGGGTTTGGAAACTCTTATTCTCGTACTGCTTCGCGTCGTGTCGGCGGCGGACACGAGCTTGCTGTCTTGTCAGCTGTCCGTTGTTATAGTCAAGACCTTGTCAGCTTGCATCACCGATAACT CCACTCTGGCGTCAGGTTTGGCGCAGTACGGATTGGTGTACcaccttttctttctgctgaaCAGCTCTCACTTAGACCCGGAGGACAGACTCTCAGTTTTACTTACCATTGGGGAGTGCACGGAGGCCTCGG AGGAGCACCAGTGTCAGTTGGTGAGTTGCGGGGGCCTCCCGCTCATGATAACCTTTCTCACAGAGGACTCGAGTGAGGAGGTTAAAAAGGCAGCCACGTTCATACTGCAGACTTGCAAAAAGGCCA CTTTGAGCCTGGGAGCGCAGGGTCTGGTGGAAAAGCAAGTGGAGAACGAGGAGCCTTCTATAAACATTGAAGAGTTCAAGAGTTCAGCCAGAGAAATGCTGCGCAGGATCGAACTGTTGGAGAAAAGACAGCTAAAG GTGATTGAAGAGGAGCGAAACGACATTCTTTGTCCAAATGCAGCCGAACTCGAGTGTCTGCCACCTTCACCTCTACCACCACAGAAACAGGAAGGCAGCTGCCGTTCCTTCACACTGAGGCCCATGCAGCAGAGCACCGACAGCAACG AAAGGAGAGGAGGAGTCCTGATGTCTTCTGACGTACGGTCACTAGAGAGAGGCAGCGAGCCACGTTCAACCAGGAA ttcCTTGTTTAAACGTCCCTTGTCAGTGTGGCCGACAAAAACAAAAGCGATTACGCGCTCTGATG ACCCACAGGAGAGGGAGTTAAACCAGACGGCGAAGATTCCAGCCGGGGACCACTCAGGCTCTAATGGCCGCTGTGCAG gTTGTGTGTTAACATTTGAAGAAGTGACAAGTCGCACGTTTGCATCGCTTCAAAGTTCCCGTGAGAACAGCTGCGACATGCACCGAGTTCTCCAGGAGGCGACCGAGCGATTCAGAATGTGTCGCTTTGACTTTGGGGTCAGGCGAGAACAAAAGAGCGTCGCTGTTGAGCAGGCAGACACGAGCTCTGCAAAGGGTCCCACAGCAAGGTTACAAAGAAGCTGTGAAAACTTGCGTG CTGGGATTGACCACAGGTCTCTGCAACAACACCCTTGGAGGGAGCATAATG GCATCAGTTTGACCCCTCGGTTCAAAACAACCAGCCAAGGGGCCTTCACCTCTAAGAACAGGACCG GGCCAAGCTTGACTCCCCTAAAAAGGCCACAGCTACCTGAAGCCAGCCATCATACATCGGACTCGG aaagaagaggaaggagtAATAGTGAACACAGTGCTGTGAAAGATCAGTCAAATATAAGCACAGACCAATCTTCCTAT AGAAGAAAGAGGCAGGACTTCAGCCGTGAGGAAGTCCATTACCTGCGTTCTGGAGTTAAGAAATACGGCTACTCCTGGAACACCATCTTGTGGTCTTATCCTTTCCAGCTTGGACGCACCAATGTTGATCTGGCTAAAAAATACAGGAGGCTGGTGGGAAATGAAAGCCATAAAACGATGTGA
- the terb1 gene encoding telomere repeats-binding bouquet formation protein 1 isoform X3, whose amino-acid sequence MQEDSPLNQKRVSVYLLFVLVAHNKLGQTLAQTTGCLEILMDLFRTTFPFSPVDNLRTVSQTFQLWASVSSALCGSVNNPQNEEGQRACVAAFPFVKTWLQQISVPSTETFQPICSFIAMTVSNNPYVQESFAACGGLETLILVLLRVVSAADTSLLSCQLSVVIVKTLSACITDNSTLASGLAQYGLVYHLFFLLNSSHLDPEDRLSVLLTIGECTEASEEHQCQLVSCGGLPLMITFLTEDSSEEVKKAATFILQTCKKATLSLGAQGLVEKQVENEEPSINIEEFKSSAREMLRRIELLEKRQLKVIEEERNDILCPNAAELECLPPSPLPPQKQEGSCRSFTLRPMQQSTDSNGEGGKMNRDDAMCSVERRGGVLMSSDVRSLERGSEPRSTRNSLFKRPLSVWPTKTKAITRSDDPQERELNQTAKIPAGDHSGSNGRCAGCVLTFEEVTSRTFASLQSSRENSCDMHRVLQEATERFRMCRFDFGVRREQKSVAVEQADTSSAKGPTARLQRSCENLRAGIDHRSLQQHPWREHNGISLTPRFKTTSQGAFTSKNRTGPSLTPLKRPQLPEASHHTSDSERRGRSNSEHSAVKDQSNISTDQSSYRRKRQDFSREEVHYLRSGVKKYGYSWNTILWSYPFQLGRTNVDLAKKYRRLVGNESHKTM is encoded by the exons ATGCAAGAAGACAGCCCGCTGAATCAGAAGAGGGTGTCTGTCTATTTGCTTTTTGTCCTGGTTGCACACAACA AATTAGGGCAGACTTTAGCTCAAACCACGGGCTGCCTGGAAATTCTGATGGACCTTTTCAG gACCACTTTCCCCTTCTCACCAGTGGATAATCTGAGAACTGTTAGCCAAACCTTCCAACTCTGGGCATCTGTGTCTAGTGCTCTATGTGGATCTGTCAACAATCCTCAAAATG agGAAGGTCAGCGTGCTTGCGTGGCAGCCTTTCCCTTCGTAAAAACCTGGCTGCAGCAGATTTCGGTGCCCTCCACAGAAACATTTCAACCCATATGCTCCTTTATCGCCATGACGGTCTCCAACAACC CTTACGTACAGGAGAGTTTCGCTGCCTGTGGGGGTTTGGAAACTCTTATTCTCGTACTGCTTCGCGTCGTGTCGGCGGCGGACACGAGCTTGCTGTCTTGTCAGCTGTCCGTTGTTATAGTCAAGACCTTGTCAGCTTGCATCACCGATAACT CCACTCTGGCGTCAGGTTTGGCGCAGTACGGATTGGTGTACcaccttttctttctgctgaaCAGCTCTCACTTAGACCCGGAGGACAGACTCTCAGTTTTACTTACCATTGGGGAGTGCACGGAGGCCTCGG AGGAGCACCAGTGTCAGTTGGTGAGTTGCGGGGGCCTCCCGCTCATGATAACCTTTCTCACAGAGGACTCGAGTGAGGAGGTTAAAAAGGCAGCCACGTTCATACTGCAGACTTGCAAAAAGGCCA CTTTGAGCCTGGGAGCGCAGGGTCTGGTGGAAAAGCAAGTGGAGAACGAGGAGCCTTCTATAAACATTGAAGAGTTCAAGAGTTCAGCCAGAGAAATGCTGCGCAGGATCGAACTGTTGGAGAAAAGACAGCTAAAG GTGATTGAAGAGGAGCGAAACGACATTCTTTGTCCAAATGCAGCCGAACTCGAGTGTCTGCCACCTTCACCTCTACCACCACAGAAACAGGAAGGCAGCTGCCGTTCCTTCACACTGAGGCCCATGCAGCAGAGCACCGACAGCAACG GAGAAGGAGGCAAAATGAACAGAGATGACGCCATGTGTTCTGTAGAAAGGAGAGGAGGAGTCCTGATGTCTTCTGACGTACGGTCACTAGAGAGAGGCAGCGAGCCACGTTCAACCAGGAA ttcCTTGTTTAAACGTCCCTTGTCAGTGTGGCCGACAAAAACAAAAGCGATTACGCGCTCTGATG ACCCACAGGAGAGGGAGTTAAACCAGACGGCGAAGATTCCAGCCGGGGACCACTCAGGCTCTAATGGCCGCTGTGCAG gTTGTGTGTTAACATTTGAAGAAGTGACAAGTCGCACGTTTGCATCGCTTCAAAGTTCCCGTGAGAACAGCTGCGACATGCACCGAGTTCTCCAGGAGGCGACCGAGCGATTCAGAATGTGTCGCTTTGACTTTGGGGTCAGGCGAGAACAAAAGAGCGTCGCTGTTGAGCAGGCAGACACGAGCTCTGCAAAGGGTCCCACAGCAAGGTTACAAAGAAGCTGTGAAAACTTGCGTG CTGGGATTGACCACAGGTCTCTGCAACAACACCCTTGGAGGGAGCATAATG GCATCAGTTTGACCCCTCGGTTCAAAACAACCAGCCAAGGGGCCTTCACCTCTAAGAACAGGACCG GGCCAAGCTTGACTCCCCTAAAAAGGCCACAGCTACCTGAAGCCAGCCATCATACATCGGACTCGG aaagaagaggaaggagtAATAGTGAACACAGTGCTGTGAAAGATCAGTCAAATATAAGCACAGACCAATCTTCCTAT AGAAGAAAGAGGCAGGACTTCAGCCGTGAGGAAGTCCATTACCTGCGTTCTGGAGTTAAGAAATACGGCTACTCCTGGAACACCATCTTGTGGTCTTATCCTTTCCAGCTTGGACGCACCAATGTTGATCTGGCTAAAAAATACAGGAGGCTGGTGGGAAATGAAAGCCATAAAACGATGTGA